Below is a genomic region from Staphylococcus carnosus.
CTCTCATAATATCATTCAGCAACTGTGTTACTTTTTTCTTTTGAATTTCTGATAAATCCTTATGTGTCATTTCTTCATAGAAAGTTTCAATAATGGTTTGATCTGATAATTTTTTAATTTCTCGATCTGTAAATTGATGTTCAAACGTTTGTGAATGATTTGTGAGCGCAAGCACATTTTTATAGAGTTGTTTGATGTTCATAATCGGATCTGAAATATGCGACATCTCGCTTAATTTAAAGTGAATATAGTTATCTTTGTTTTTAACTGCTATTCTATCTTGAATGACATCATCATAAGTTGCTTCAATCACTTCTAGTTCACGTAAAGGCTGCATCGCTATGAATGTGCTTTTAACTTCATGCGGCAATTCTAATAAAACACGACGGTAACCTTTTGGCTGATTTGTTTCTGAAAATGAATATTGTAAAAGTGACCCGCTATAAAAGACATAATCAGATTGGATACTAAACGGATGATGCAAATGACCTAACATCACAGTGTCAAAGTGTTCCATATATTTTTCTGGTACTTGTTCAACAGTACCTATTGTTAAAGGTCGTTCTGATTCACTTCTGATTCCACCTGCTACTGTCATATGTGCAATTAATACATTTAGTTTGTTTTTATCTAGTCCTGTACTCATATGTTTTAAGCAGCATTCTACTGCCTCATCATATGATTTTAAATTTTCATCAGGGAAATAATGCTGCATTTCGCTTAATGTTGCAAAAGGCAATGTATAGAAATCTACCTCTTCAAATGAAATAGGTTGATGCATTGTTGATAATTCTGTACGAATATATAATTTTGAATGTTCGAACCAAGAAGCACCATAATTTAATCGTGCTTTGCCGTCATGATTTCCACTTATCATAATAATGGGTATCTGCAACTTTAAATTTAATTCACTAATTGTTGATTCTAATAGTTGGATTGCTTCTTTACTTGGATAGCTTGTATCATATAAATCTCCTGCAATGACAATTAAGTCAGGTTTTTCTGTTTCCATGGCTTTGATAAATTGTTTTAAAATGTACTTTTGATCTTCTAAAAATGACTGACCATTTAAAATTTTTCCTAGGTGCCAGTCAGCTGTATGTATGACTTTCAAAGAATCACCTCATTACCCCAATTATATAACAAACCGCTTATCTTCTCATTGAAAATAAGCGGTTTGTTTTTTATTTATGCAACTACTTTTCGGCTAGTATAATTTTTGGAAAAAAGAAAACGTTAATGCTAATCCTGCGATGATAATACCGATTAAACTTACTACATGTTTAAGTTTCAACTTAATCACCCTCGTTTAATAATTTTCTCTTACTATCATACCCTTTTTCAGCAAATGGACGCTTCCTATATTAAGAAAGCGTCCATTGTTAGTGAATATGCATTAATTTATAAGTTCTTTTTTCAATTTTTTATATTTCATTAACATAGCAATTCTCCATGGTAAAATCATACAGAATGCAAGTAAGAAGAACATTCCCGCAAGTTGTCCAGGATCGATTTGATTACTGACAATCACTTTAATAAAAGTTCTGATAACGAGCAATGAGATTAATATAATCGGAAACGCTTTAGAACGTTTCATATAAATTTCTGAACCTTTTACTTCAAAACGAGATGTCCAGATTAGTACTGTTGAAAATAGTACACCTAAAATAATCGCTTCAATAATTTCCATGCCTGTTAATCTAAAATAAGGAACAACAAACATTAATGCACCTGTAGACATAAATATAGGTGGTAATATTAATTTCTTTTCATTAACAGGAAATTGTTGTGCTTTCATTCTAATTGCTATTACAACAGCGCCCATTATGAATGCTATACCGATAGAAAATACGAGATATAACACAATGACACCCTCTTTACATGGTTAAATATTTAATTTAAATCATTGTATAGTATATCATTGCATCCCGATTTTTCCATATAAAAACGTTCACTTTTTTCAAGTTAATTTCATTTATACTTCTAAACCTATATTTAATGTAAATTCCAAAGACACCTTTGCATGTTATTTTATAACACTATCTATTCATGAACTGCTTTTTTATGAGTTCATATTTCTCATTTGGTGTTACTAGTATAAAAAAAGAAACTTAACCCTTTAATCGGCAAAGTTCCTTTTTTCTTATCATAGATTATTTCATTTTTTGATCCATATTTTTATTCATCATCGTCATCATTTGATTGATTTTCTTTTGAGATGGTTTTTGACCCATTTGCATCATCATCATTCGTAACATTTCTTCATTGATTGGCGGGTTCTTTTTAAGGTAATCCATCATATATTTTCTTGCTAGGAAGAAACCACCAACTAAACCGATGATAAGTGCAGCAACAATTAAAAGAATTGCTAACCAAGTTGCCATTGTCTCACCCACTTTCTTTATCCTTTAGCATTTTACTAAACTTATAAATTCATTTCAAGTTGTTCTATTACACTCTTGCATTGAATTCACAAAATAAGAGCTATTCCTAGCCCGTTGAAATTTAAACTGTAATATACAGCATTTCAAGTATGGAATAGCTCTCTCTTACTTACATTGTATTGCATTTATTATAGATTGTTCAATAACTTAAGCACATTTTCTTTTGTGAAACCATATTTTTCAACAACTAAGCCGCCTGGAGCACTTGCACCGAATCTATCGATTCCTAATACTTCGCCTTCTAAGCCGACATATTTATGCCAACCAAGCGTTGCACCCATTTCTACAGCTAAACGTTTTGTAATTGAAGGTGGAAGGATTTCATCTTTGTATTCTTTTGATTGTTGTTCGAATGCGTGCCAGTTAGGCATTGATACTACGCGAATACCTTTACCATTTTCAGCAAATGATTTTGCTGCTTCAACTGCCAAGCTCACTTCAGAGCCTGTAGCAAGCAATAGATATTCAGGTTCAGCATCTGATTCATAAACAACATATGCACCTTTACGAACACCTTCTTCAACTGTTTCTTTAGATACATCTAAAACAGGTAAGTTTTGACGAGTTAAAACTAATGAAGTTGGTGTGTTTTCAGTTTCTAAAGCTACTTCCCAAGCCACACGAGTTTCGTTACCGTCAGCTGGACGAATCACATTCATGTTTGGTAATGAACGTAATGCAGCTAATTGTTCGATCGGTTCGTGAGTTGGACCATCTTCACCTACAGCAATTGAATCGTGTGTGAAGATAAATGTTGAATTTAATCCCATAATTGCTGACAATCTTAATGCTGGTTTTAAATAGTCGCTGAATACGAAGAATGTTGCACCATATGGGTTTAATCCGCCATGTGCAGCCATACCGTTTACAGCAGCGCCCATTGCAAATTCACGTACACCGAACCAGATATTTTTACCTTCTGGTGTATTACGGTCATAATCTACTGCTTCTTTAACATTTGATTTGTTAGAACCAGCTAAGTCTGCTGAACCACCGAAGAATGAAGGAACGTGTTCACTTAATGATTGGATAACATCTCCTGAATCAGCACGTGTTGCACTTTCAGTTCCAACTTTGAATTCTGGTAAATGTTCAGCGTAATCTTTTGGTAATTCTCCATTGATTGCTTTTTTGAATTCATCAGCAAGTTCAGGATATTCTTCAGAGTATTTTTCCACTAATTTTTTCCATGCTGCTTCATTTTCATCAGCACGTTTTAACATTGTGTTACTGAAAATATCATAAACTTCATCTGGTACATAGAAACGTTTTTCAGGATCTAAATGATAGTTTTCAATTGTTAATTTACGTTCATCTTCACCTAATGGTGCACCATGCACACCGTGTGTACCTGATTTGTTTGGTGAACCGTAACCAATAACAGTTTTCACTTCAATCATTGTTGGTCCTTTTTGTTTTTTAGCTTCTTCGATAGCATTATTGATTTCTTCTAAGTCATTACCATCTTTAACTAAAATGTGATTCCAACCATATGCTTCAAAACGTTGTTTGATGTTTTCAGAGAAGGCTTTATCTAAATCACCATCTAATGAGATATCATTTGAATCATAAAGCGCAATTAATTTATCTAATTGCAAATGACCTGCTAATGAAGCAGCTTCATGAGAGATACCTTCCATTAAGTCACCATCAGAAGCTAAAACATAAGTGTAATGATCTACTACGTTTGCATCAGGTTTATTAAATTTACCTGCTAAATGATCTTCAGCCATTGCCATTCCCACAGACATAGCAAAACCTTGACCAAGTGGACCAGTTGTAACTTCTACACCTTGAGTGTGTCTGAATTCAGGGTGTCCAGGAGTTTTAGAGTCCCATTGTCTAAATTGTTTCAACTCTTCTAATTCTAAGCTGCCTGATACATGAAGTAAGCTGTAAAGCAATGCAGAACCATGTCCTGCAGACAAGATGAATCTATCTCTATTAAAATATTCATTTGAATTAGGATTAAAGTTCAAATGACGTGTCCAAAGCGTATATGCCATTGGCGCAGCACCCATTGGTAATCCTGGGTGTCCAGAATTTGCTTTCTCAACTGCATCAATACTTAATGCTCTTATCGTATTAACTGCAAGTTCATCTTTTTTGTCAAACATCAATAAAACTTCCTTTCTATACAGCATCATTTTATGCCATTATACATTATCTATAGTCCGTTTTACATTTATTGTTCTTATGAAACCGTTACCAATCAAAATAAATTATTTACTCTTTTACTTTTTTATAAAAAAATACCGCTTCAACACTATGCTGATGCGGTATAGCTCTATTTTAAAAATCAAATTCAACCTTTGATTTTAGCTTCTTTTATTTTGATCACGTTGTATCTTTTTCAATTTATCCGGAGTTACGTCGTTACTTTCAGGGTCTAACACTTTTGTATTTTCGATTTGCTGTTTAAATCCTTCGCGGAAAGTATCAAGATATTTTTGATGTAGTTCTGCTCTTTCCTTCGCTTCTTCTTTAGTTAAGCCTTCTTCTTTTTTCTTCTTTGAAAGTTCATTAATTCTATTAATTGTTTTTTTATGTTCTTCAGACATTTGTATAACCTCCATCATGCTGATAATCATTTATAATATCAAATTATTCTTTAAAATTAAAATGATACTCTGTTTATCTAGCTATTCCCTTTTTCAACAGATTATACACTTCATTAGAGACCAAACATTATTTTTAATGTAGTACAGCAATTAATGGTTTGCTTTCTTGTTCGCTATCCGCTTTAATATATCCTTCACGTTCGGCTTTTTGTTCTGCTTTAGCAGATATTGTATGATCTGTCATTTCGTACACTTGTTCTTTACCTTCAGATTGGTTTGCACTTATTATAAAAGCTGAAAACAGTATAAATGAAGTCAATAATACTGCAGAATACGCTAAAAAAGTCGATTGATATTTCTTAATCATTTTCCAACACTCCCAGAACATTTGTTTGCATAAACACAATATCAGAACGATTGTTCGCTGTCAATACTTTTACGAACAAATGTTTGTAAATGTGCTGTTCGCATGCTATAATAAGAACAAACTAGAAGAGGATGTGCTTTAATATGACAGAATTAACGAAACGTCAAAGCGAAATTTATGAATATATAAAAACTGTTGTCCACACAAAAGGTTATCCGCCTAGTGTCAGAGAGATCGGAGAAGCAGTAGGATTAGCGTCCAGTTCAACTGTGCATGGACATCTATCCAGACTTGAAAGCAAAGGTTACATCAGACGTGATCCTACCAAACCAAGAGCAATTGAAATTGTCAGTGATCAACTTGAAGAAAATGCTGAAATGGAAGGTACTATCCATGTTCCTGTTATCGGTAAAGTTACTGCCGGTGTTCCTATTACAGCTGTGGAAAATATTGAAGAATACTTCCCGCTTCCCGAACACTTAACTTCTACGCACAACAGCGACATTTTTATCTTAAATGTAGTAGGAGACAGTATGATTGAAGCTGGTATTCTCGATGGCGATAAAGTCATTGTCCGCAGCCAAACGATTGCTGAAAACGGTGATATTATCGTAGCGATGACTGAAGATGACGAAGCTACTGTCAAACGTTTCTACAAAGAGAAACATCGTTATCGTTTGCAACCAGAAAACAGCACAATGGATCCTATTTATTTAGAGCAAGTTACCGTTTTAGGTAAAGTTGTAGGTTTATTCAGAGAACTTTAATATACCTTTTCTGTTTGCATATTATCTCTTCTAAATAATCAGCACGTAAAAATCACCTCGGGACTGAGATTTCTCAGACCCGAGGTGATTTTTTTAACCTGTATAATCTTCTGTCCAGAACGGTTGTCTTTCTTTATTAAAACTGACACCGACACCTAAATTCTTAAAGTTAGACTGCAAGATATTTTTTCGATGTCCTTCTGAATTCATCAAACCTTCATGTGCAAAAATACTGCTTTGTTGACCATAGGCTAGATTTTCACCTGCTGTTTGATAATCAATTCCATCTTTTTGCATTCGATCAAAAGGTGATTCACCTTTTAAGTTATTATGATCAAAGTAGTGATTATCTGCCATATCATCACTGTGCTTACGCGCAGTATCCGATAATGGTTGATTGTATTTTAATACTGGTTTATCTTTTTGAACACGTTCTGCGTTGACTAAATCAAAATCTTGTAATTCAAAACCTTTTTCAAGCGAAGATGAAGGCGCCCCATATTGCTGTGTCAGACGGTCCTCCATTGTTTTACTCACCTGCATGAGCCCTTTCACTTGATTGTTTTCATGTTGATCATAAAATACAGTCGTATAAATGTTGTCTTTATTAAACACATCATACTCATCATTATCTAACTCAAACCGATATTTTCCTTTAGTAATTGAATCTAGAGGTTTGCCCATGCGTGATCGGACTGTATCTTGTGGTGTGCCATATTTAATCTTAGATTTAGACGAAATAACATTTTGGTTCGTATACATGGCATTTACTTTATTATCAATATAACTGACCATGATAAATGAATGATATTGATTATGATAGGTATACCATTTCAAACCATATTCATTGGCAGTTACCCTTTGAGGTTGTCCTAACTGTTTTTCTACTTGCGCTTTATCCATATTCATCTGAATATTTCTAATCGCAAAGTCTTGTTTATCAGGAACTTTCAACGCTTCTTTATTGATACTTTCTTTAGCTGCTAAAGCTTGGATTTTTCCTCTTGCTTGTTCTTGTATAT
It encodes:
- a CDS encoding CcdC family protein, translated to MLYLVFSIGIAFIMGAVVIAIRMKAQQFPVNEKKLILPPIFMSTGALMFVVPYFRLTGMEIIEAIILGVLFSTVLIWTSRFEVKGSEIYMKRSKAFPIILISLLVIRTFIKVIVSNQIDPGQLAGMFFLLAFCMILPWRIAMLMKYKKLKKELIN
- the sosA gene encoding DNA damage-induced cell division inhibitor SosA, with product MIKKYQSTFLAYSAVLLTSFILFSAFIISANQSEGKEQVYEMTDHTISAKAEQKAEREGYIKADSEQESKPLIAVLH
- a CDS encoding CAP domain-containing protein, whose product is MSKIRKWFGLVTVFLLIALCMPVKETPWMEHIQEQARGKIQALAAKESINKEALKVPDKQDFAIRNIQMNMDKAQVEKQLGQPQRVTANEYGLKWYTYHNQYHSFIMVSYIDNKVNAMYTNQNVISSKSKIKYGTPQDTVRSRMGKPLDSITKGKYRFELDNDEYDVFNKDNIYTTVFYDQHENNQVKGLMQVSKTMEDRLTQQYGAPSSSLEKGFELQDFDLVNAERVQKDKPVLKYNQPLSDTARKHSDDMADNHYFDHNNLKGESPFDRMQKDGIDYQTAGENLAYGQQSSIFAHEGLMNSEGHRKNILQSNFKNLGVGVSFNKERQPFWTEDYTG
- a CDS encoding DUF896 domain-containing protein, which translates into the protein MSEEHKKTINRINELSKKKKEEGLTKEEAKERAELHQKYLDTFREGFKQQIENTKVLDPESNDVTPDKLKKIQRDQNKRS
- the sbcD gene encoding exonuclease subunit SbcD; translation: MKVIHTADWHLGKILNGQSFLEDQKYILKQFIKAMETEKPDLIVIAGDLYDTSYPSKEAIQLLESTISELNLKLQIPIIMISGNHDGKARLNYGASWFEHSKLYIRTELSTMHQPISFEEVDFYTLPFATLSEMQHYFPDENLKSYDEAVECCLKHMSTGLDKNKLNVLIAHMTVAGGIRSESERPLTIGTVEQVPEKYMEHFDTVMLGHLHHPFSIQSDYVFYSGSLLQYSFSETNQPKGYRRVLLELPHEVKSTFIAMQPLRELEVIEATYDDVIQDRIAVKNKDNYIHFKLSEMSHISDPIMNIKQLYKNVLALTNHSQTFEHQFTDREIKKLSDQTIIETFYEEMTHKDLSEIQKKKVTQLLNDIMRGDNT
- the lexA gene encoding transcriptional repressor LexA, producing the protein MTELTKRQSEIYEYIKTVVHTKGYPPSVREIGEAVGLASSSTVHGHLSRLESKGYIRRDPTKPRAIEIVSDQLEENAEMEGTIHVPVIGKVTAGVPITAVENIEEYFPLPEHLTSTHNSDIFILNVVGDSMIEAGILDGDKVIVRSQTIAENGDIIVAMTEDDEATVKRFYKEKHRYRLQPENSTMDPIYLEQVTVLGKVVGLFREL
- the tkt gene encoding transketolase → MFDKKDELAVNTIRALSIDAVEKANSGHPGLPMGAAPMAYTLWTRHLNFNPNSNEYFNRDRFILSAGHGSALLYSLLHVSGSLELEELKQFRQWDSKTPGHPEFRHTQGVEVTTGPLGQGFAMSVGMAMAEDHLAGKFNKPDANVVDHYTYVLASDGDLMEGISHEAASLAGHLQLDKLIALYDSNDISLDGDLDKAFSENIKQRFEAYGWNHILVKDGNDLEEINNAIEEAKKQKGPTMIEVKTVIGYGSPNKSGTHGVHGAPLGEDERKLTIENYHLDPEKRFYVPDEVYDIFSNTMLKRADENEAAWKKLVEKYSEEYPELADEFKKAINGELPKDYAEHLPEFKVGTESATRADSGDVIQSLSEHVPSFFGGSADLAGSNKSNVKEAVDYDRNTPEGKNIWFGVREFAMGAAVNGMAAHGGLNPYGATFFVFSDYLKPALRLSAIMGLNSTFIFTHDSIAVGEDGPTHEPIEQLAALRSLPNMNVIRPADGNETRVAWEVALETENTPTSLVLTRQNLPVLDVSKETVEEGVRKGAYVVYESDAEPEYLLLATGSEVSLAVEAAKSFAENGKGIRVVSMPNWHAFEQQSKEYKDEILPPSITKRLAVEMGATLGWHKYVGLEGEVLGIDRFGASAPGGLVVEKYGFTKENVLKLLNNL
- a CDS encoding YneF family protein; this encodes MATWLAILLIVAALIIGLVGGFFLARKYMMDYLKKNPPINEEMLRMMMMQMGQKPSQKKINQMMTMMNKNMDQKMK